A DNA window from Arachis hypogaea cultivar Tifrunner chromosome 18, arahy.Tifrunner.gnm2.J5K5, whole genome shotgun sequence contains the following coding sequences:
- the LOC140181641 gene encoding probable sesquiterpene synthase yields the protein MHKEKVKINLSSNDNNILQKLSLIDSIQRLSISYHFENEIDKILVQIHKDFTNKDLAIEERDLHFITLLFRLFRQRGYNISSDIFNKFKNKKGEFDEIIVVQDVKGMWSLYEAAQLRVHGEDILEKAHEFTYNKLKSITNQLSPSLAEQVNQSLVQPFHKAIPRMKARSYMSFYEESSTHDKILLKFAKLDFNMLQKWYRKEVGSATKWWEKLEFSKKVPYARERIAELYFWPFAMNSEPKYTTFRRVVAKVVQWMTIFDDTYDVYGTIEELELLTQAIRRWDISYIESLPDCFKAIFNSIVELVDEIIELNAGSGESNLILQCLKQALSHYAQGYMDEARWCYEGYIPSYDEYKVVASATFGYELLTVMFIALGEFTTKETLYWVSNNIPPILLASTLIARLTNNLGSHKFEQQREHAASAVECCMKQYGFSEEEAHEFIKKDINNYWKDMNEEYLKLIEYIPRPVLDCIVNMARICEFLYANFGDKITDCALCKDHIAPLLLDPVVV from the exons ATGCATAAAGAGAAAGTGAAGATAAATTTGTCTTCTAACGACAATAATATCTTACAAAAACTAAGCTTAATTGATTCAATTCAACGATTGAGTATATCTTATcattttgaaaatgaaattgataagATATTAGTACAAATTCACAAGGATTTTACTAACAAAGATCTTGCTATAGAGGAACGTGACCTTCACTTTATTACATTACTTTTTCGTTTGTTCAGACAAAGAGGATATAACATTTCATCAG ATATTTTCAAcaaattcaagaataaaaaaggagAATTCGATGAAATAATTGTTGTTCAAGATGTTAAAGGAATGTGGAGCTTGTATGAGGCTGCACAATTAAGGGTTCATGGGGAAGATATATTAGAGAAAGCACATGAATTCACATACAATAAACTTAAGTCTATCACCAATCAATTGAGTCCATCTCTTGCTGAACAAGTCAATCAAAGCTTAGTACAACCTTTTCACAAGGCAATTCCAAGAATGAAGGCAAGGTCATATATGTCTTTTTACGAAGAAAGTTCTACGCATGATAAAATTCTTCTAAAGTTTGCAAAACTAGATTTCAATATGCTGCAAAAATGGTACCGGAAAGAGGTTGGTAGTGCCaccaa GTGGTGGGAAAagttagaattttcgaaaaaggtCCCTTATGCAAGAGAGAGGATAGCTGAGTTATACTTCTGGCCATTTGCTATGAACTCTGAGCCTAAATATACTACTTTTAGAAGGGTGGTGGCCAAAGTGGTTCAATGGATGACTATATTTGATGATACTTATGATGTCTATGGAACAATCGAAGAACTTGAGCTCCTCACACAGGCAATCCGAAG ATGGGATATTAGTTACATTGAATCTCTTCCAGATTGCTTTAAGGcgatttttaattcaattgtgGAACTTGTTGATGAAATAATAGAGTTAAATGCTGGAAGCGGAGAATCAAACTTGATATTGCAATGTCTCAAACAGGCC TTGTCTCATTATGCACAAGGTTACATGGATGAAGCAAGATGGTGCTATGAGGGATATATTCCGTCATATGATGAGTATAAGGTTGTTGCATCTGCTACTTTTGGATATGAACTGCTTACAGTAATGTTTATTGCTTTGGGAGAATTCACAACCAAAGAAACTCTTTATTGGGTTTCTAATAATATTCCACCCATCCTACTAGCTTCGACACTTATTGCCAGACTCACAAATAATTTGGGTTCACACAAG TTTGAGCAGCAAAGAGAACATGCTGCTTCGGCCGTAGAATGTTGCATGAAGCAATATGGCTTTTCAGAAGAGGAGGCCCATGAATTCATCAAAAAGGATATCAATAATTACTGGAAGGATATGAATGAAGAGTACCTCAAGTTAATTGAATATATCCCAAGGCCAGTCCTTGATTGCATTGTTAACATGGCACGCATATGTGAGTTTCTATATGCAAATTTTGGAGATAAAATTACAGATTGTGCACTCTGTAAAGACCACATTGCGCCACTGCTTTTGGATCCCGTGGTCGTGTAG